GTGGTGTACCGGCAGTGGCCGCGCTGCTTCGGGCGCCTGCGGCCGTACGACGGAGTGGTCGAAACCCTGGCCGCGCTGCGGCGCAAGGGCCTGCGCCTCGGCGTGGTGTCCGACTCGCCATTCACCCGCGAGAAGCTTGCCGCGCTCGGTCTGCACGGCGGCTGGAACGCGGTGGTCAGCGCCGACGAGGCGGGCGCACTGAAGCCCAATCCGGAGCCGTTCCTGCGCATCGCGCGGTTGCTCGGCGTGGCCCCGGGCGAGGTGCTGTTCGTGGGCAACAGCTACCGGCGGGACGTGATCGGGGCGCACCACGCCGGCATGCGCGCGGCCCACTTCACCCGGCGTCCAGTGCGCGCCGGCGTGGCTGACGTGTCGTTCGCCCACTACCGGCGGTTTCCGCGCGTGGTGCCGGTACCGCTGATGTCGGAGCGCACCGGGAGTTCCGGCGGCACCGAGCGCCGCGAAGTTTGACAGTCGCGCAGCGCGCCGGCTACTATCGTGGCCAGCTGCGGCGTGAGTCCCTGCCGCGGCGCTACGGGAGGGGGACGCACCATGCTCTTGTTGGGGAATCTGGCCACGCTGCTGGTTGTGGTGGCCATGCTCTTCGCCTACCGGTATTTCGACCTCCGCAGCCGGTCGCTCGGCAAGACCAAGCGCTATGCTGACCGGATGGCGGCGCGCTTGGCCGAAACCATCGCGCAGAATACCTCCGCGGTCCACGACCTGGCCAGCGACTTGCAGGTCAACCTCAAGACCGGCAAGGAGTTGCTCAAGCGCATCCGGGACGTGGAAGACCATCTTGACGCGCGTACCGCCGAAGCGCGGCAGTTCGGCGAACGGATTGCCGGCCAGATGCGGACCGTCGATGCGCTGACCGAACGCACCGGGGAGGTCGCGATCGAGGTGCGGCGAATCATGGCGGAGTGCAGCGCGACCGCGGCCGTCGGGGAGCGGCTCGGCGCAATGAGCGTCGCGTGTTCCCGTCTGGAGCAGCGTATCGACGGCATCTCGGCGTCCGTGGACAGCGTAGGTGAGAAGATCCGCGAGGTGATGGCCGGCCGATCCGAACTGCCGGCGCTGCAGCAGCAACTGACGCACGTCGAACAGATGAGCGCCGAGGTAAAGCGGAAAACCACCGAGTTGCGCAACCAGAGCCGGCACGTCGACGCGCTGCAGGACAACCTGGCGACGATGGAGCAGTCGGTGGCGCGCCTGCAGCCGGGGGTCGCTGACGTCGCCGACACCGTGGCGCAACTGCAGCGGCAGGTGGAGGTGGTGGCCTCGGGTTCCGCCCGCGCACAACAGGCAATCGAGGCGCTCGGCACGATCGACGCGGCGCTGGAGGAGGTCGAGAGACGCGCCGATCGATTGCAGGTTGCTCGCGAGTGGCTGGCGCGCACCGAGACCCGGTTGGCCGAGATCAGCGACGGCGCGCAGGACCAACTGCGGTTGCTGGAGACCGTGCTCAAGGCGGAACGCGGCAACTCGCCGGACGAGGAAGGCGCCGCCGCGCTGGGAACTCGTGCGATGGTGGTCAAGCTGGCCGGGCAGGGATGGTCGGTGCCGGAGATATCGCGCGCCACCCGGCTCAGTCTCGGCGAGGTGGAGTTGACCCTCGAAGTGAGCACCGCCGGCGCCAAAGCCGACCGCGGCAACGGCGTCGCAAAACAGTCCTGACGGCGCCTCCCGGCACCGCGTAACCGCCCCGGTGGGGGGGGAAAACCCTTGACCGCGGCAAAATCCGGTTATTAAGTTAGCGGCGGGTTTCGGCTAGGGGACGCGCAACCGGCCTCACTCATCGTACGCACAATTATGAAGAAGAATCGCACGGGCAACGACTCGGACCGTGGTCGATCAGGCAGAGCGCAGCGTCGTAGCGACGCCAAGCGCCGGGAGGCTGCCGACAGCGCCGCGTCGGCGGCTGCCGAATCCCCCGCCTCGGAACCGGTAGCAGCACATCGGCAGGCCGCTTCGAATGGTGTCGATCGCGTCCCTGATGGCGATGGAAGCCACCCGCACGGTGCGTCCGGTGGCCATTCCTCCGACCTGAAGCAGGACGACGACGCGGCCACGGTGGACGCGCCCGACGCTGGTGACGGGGATGTTGCGGCTACCGATTCGGGGTCCGGTCAAGTCGCCGACCTGACCGCCGAGATCGCCCAGCTTCGGGACGATTTGTTGCGCAAACAAGCGGATTTCGAAAACTCCCGAAAGCGTCTGATTCGAGACAAGGAAGAAGCGATCAGGTTTGCCAACGATGCTCTTCTTCTCGATCTTACCGGCATCCTCGACGACTTCGGGCGCGCCATTTCGGCATCCGAAACGAGCCGTGATTTCACCACGCTGTACAGCGGCATCGAATTGATCGAGAAGCAACTCCTCGCGACATTGGAACGCAAGTGGGGGTTGAGCCGGTTCGACTCCGCGGGGCAACCGTTCGACCCCGAGCGCCACGAGGCACTCGCTACCGAACCGTCCACGGAATACCGTGAAGCCACCGTACTCGAAGACTACCAGAAAGGGTATGTACTGCACGGCCGCGTTATTCGCGCGGCGCGAGTGCGGGTCGCCACTCCGGTGGAGGAGGCACGCGATGTGCCGAATCTCGACGCCGGTTCCGATGGATCAGGGTAATAGCGAGGAAGGAGCAATAGGAAACTATGGGAAAAATTATCGGCATTGACCTCGGTACGACGAACTCCTGCGTCGCCGTCATGGAGGGCACCGATCCGATCGTGGTGCAGAACTCCGAGGGGCAACGTACGACGCCTTCCATCGTTGCGTTTACCGACAAGGGACGGTTGGTCGGTCAACCGGCAAAGAACCAGGTAGTTACCAACCCGGAGAACACCATCTACTCGATTAAGCGGTTTGTCGGGCGCCGCTTCAGCGAGGTGCCGGAAGAGATAACGATGGTGCCCTACCAGGTCCTCGACTCCGGCAACGACGTACGCGTGGTGGCCCAGGGAAAGCAGTATTCGCCACCGGAGATTTCCGCCGCGGTGCTGCAGAAGATGAAGGAAACCGCGGAGCGCTATCTCGGCGATACCGTCACTGAAGCAGTGATTACCGTGCCTGCATATTTCAACGATTCGCAACGCCAAGCGACCAAGGACGCGGGTCGAATCGCCGGCTTGGAAGTGAAGCGAATCGTCAATGAGCCGACCGCCGCCGCACTTGCCTACGGGCTCAACAAAGAGGGCAAGGAGGAGCGCATCGCGGTGTACGACCTCGGCGGTGGTACGTTCGACATTTCCATTCTGGAACTCGGCGACGGCGTGTTTGAGGTGAAGTCCACGAACGGCGATACGCATCTCGGCGGCGACAACTTCGATCAGCGCGTAATCGACTGGCTGATCGACAAGTTCAAGAGCGAATACGGCATCGACCTGAGCCAGGACCGGATGGCGCTGCAACGCCTCAAGGAAGCCGCCGAGAAGGCCAAGATAGAGCTTTCCGGGACGGAGACCACGGAGATCAATCTGCCGTTCATTACGGCCGATCAAACCGGTCCCAAGCACTTGCAGTACAGCTTGGCGCGATCCACGTTCGAGCAGATGATCGGTGATCTGATCGAAGCTACCGCGCAACCGTGCCGGCAAGCGATGCAGGACGCCGGGGTCGATCCCGGGGCGATCGACCAGGTTGTCCTGGTGGGTGGGTCGACGCGCATACCGGCGGTCCAGAAGCTGGTCGAGGACGTGTTCGGGAAGGAGCCGAACCGGGGCGTGAACCCGGATGA
The Spirochaetaceae bacterium genome window above contains:
- a CDS encoding HAD family hydrolase: MTCHTSSVPGATRAVVFDIDGTLYPTRRIAWRSLPLIAGNLRLFHAFGKARQALRRELPGPALRQRQAELVARSLGIDAADAARRIEQVVYRQWPRCFGRLRPYDGVVETLAALRRKGLRLGVVSDSPFTREKLAALGLHGGWNAVVSADEAGALKPNPEPFLRIARLLGVAPGEVLFVGNSYRRDVIGAHHAGMRAAHFTRRPVRAGVADVSFAHYRRFPRVVPVPLMSERTGSSGGTERREV
- a CDS encoding nucleotide exchange factor GrpE — protein: MKKNRTGNDSDRGRSGRAQRRSDAKRREAADSAASAAAESPASEPVAAHRQAASNGVDRVPDGDGSHPHGASGGHSSDLKQDDDAATVDAPDAGDGDVAATDSGSGQVADLTAEIAQLRDDLLRKQADFENSRKRLIRDKEEAIRFANDALLLDLTGILDDFGRAISASETSRDFTTLYSGIELIEKQLLATLERKWGLSRFDSAGQPFDPERHEALATEPSTEYREATVLEDYQKGYVLHGRVIRAARVRVATPVEEARDVPNLDAGSDGSG
- the dnaK gene encoding molecular chaperone DnaK, with translation MGKIIGIDLGTTNSCVAVMEGTDPIVVQNSEGQRTTPSIVAFTDKGRLVGQPAKNQVVTNPENTIYSIKRFVGRRFSEVPEEITMVPYQVLDSGNDVRVVAQGKQYSPPEISAAVLQKMKETAERYLGDTVTEAVITVPAYFNDSQRQATKDAGRIAGLEVKRIVNEPTAAALAYGLNKEGKEERIAVYDLGGGTFDISILELGDGVFEVKSTNGDTHLGGDNFDQRVIDWLIDKFKSEYGIDLSQDRMALQRLKEAAEKAKIELSGTETTEINLPFITADQTGPKHLQYSLARSTFEQMIGDLIEATAQPCRQAMQDAGVDPGAIDQVVLVGGSTRIPAVQKLVEDVFGKEPNRGVNPDEVVAIGAAIQGGILGGEVKDVLLLDVTPLSLGIETLGGVATKLIERNTTIPTRKSQIFSTAADQQTAVSIHVLQGEREMASHNRTLGHFDLVGIPPAPRGVPQIEVTFDIDANGIVHVSAKDLGTGKEQKIRIESSSGLSDAEIDKMVKEAELNAEEDKRVRERAEARNEADTLVYSTEKSLSEYGDKLSADERSAVATALADVKGYLDGNEPEALDVDVLKTKTEALRQAAYKLAEEMYKNTQGTDSGGGANAEPGANGTTNDADGGAGENGRTAAASKGEKVEDVDYEVVDDDDKK